In Massilia sp. METH4, the genomic window AGTTCCTGCGCCAGCGTGCGCTGGAAGGCATTGCGGTCGACGCCGTCGCGCAATTTCAGGTCCACGCGCGAGAGCTTGCCGAGGCGGTCGAAGCGCCACTGCGCCGCGCCGATGTCCATCACGGCCAGGCGCTGGCCCACGCGCGCGCGCTGCAGCGAGCCGGCCACGCGCAGCGTGATCGTGCCGGTGCCCGCCATGAAGACGATCGAACCGCCGGCTTTCGCATCGAGCCATTGCTGCGCAGCCGGCGACAGGAACAGCGCGTCGCTGGCCAGCGTGTCGATTGCGACGCCGCTCTCCGGCGCGCCGATCAGGTCGGGCGCGATGTAGCCGACCCGGAACACGTCCAGGCCGAGTATTTTCAAGGGCTCGCGCCCGCCCGGCAGCGAGGCGTTGATCTCGAGCACCGGCGAGGCGACCGCCACTTCGGGCCGCGCGGCCAGGCGGGGGTAGATGTCTTCGTCGAACAGGGGTTCGGCGCCGGACACCTGCACGTCGGCCTGGCCGGACAGGCTTTGCACGGCCGCCGAAAATTCATTGAACGCCGCGGCGTTGATGAGGTGGATGGCGAAACCGAGCGCGACGCCGACGGCGATCGCGGCGATGGCGGTGAGGGCGCGGACCGGGTGCGCCCGCCATTCGCCCAGCAGCAGCCAGCGGGAGAGAACACGGAACGACGTCACTGGCACTCCGCCGCATGGCGCTCGGCGGCGCGGGCCGCTTTCAGCCGGGCCGCGTCGGCGCCTTGCGCGGTGGCGCGGCGCGCGTCGTCGGCCGCCCATTTGCTCGCGCGCTGCAATCTGGCGCACTGCTCGCGCCGCCGTGCGGCCTGGCGCTCACGGGCCGCATCGAGGCGGTCTTCCCGCGCTTCGCGGAGCTTGCGTTCCTGTTGCAGCCTGGCCGCCTCCACCTGCATGCGTTCCAGTTCGCCCGGTTCGGGCTGCATTGCCGGAGCGTCCTGCGCCTTCATGACGGTCTGCGTGCCGCGCGCGCATGGCGCCTCGCTGTACGTGACTTTCCCGCCGTCGACGCACTTGTACATCTGCGCGTGGGCGGGCAGGGCGGCCGCGAGGGAAGCAATGGCCAGGAGAACCCTCACAGGATCTTCCCGGGGTTCATGATGTTGGATGGGTCCAGCGCGGCCTTGATGGCCCGCATCAGGTTCAATTCCACTGGCGACTTGTAGCGCGCCAGTTCGTCGCGCTTGAGCGCGCCGATGCCGTGTTCGGCCGAGATCGAGCCGCCGAAGGCCACGACGGCGTCATGCACCACGCGATTGACGCTCTCCTGGTTGACGAGGAAGGCTTCGTTGCCGATGCCCGCCGGCGGCGCCACGTTGAAGTGCAGGTTGCCGTCGCCCAGGTGGCCGAAGCAGACCAGCCGGCAGCCCGGGAAGGCCTGTTGCAGCAGCGGTTCCGCATGGGCGATGAAATCGGCGATGCGCGAGACCGGCAGCGAGATATCGTGCTTGATGTTCTTGCCGTCCGCCGCCTGGGCCAGCGGAATGTGTTCGCGCAGTTGCCAAAGCCCGCGCGATTGCGCGACGGAGGTCGCGACCGCCGCGTCGCGCACGATGCCTGCCTCGTAGGCCGCGCCGATCGCGCCTTCGAGCAGGGCGACCGCATGCGCTTCCGATTCGCTGCTGGATATCTCCAGCAACGCGTATTCGGGATGCGGCCCGGCGAACGGGCGCGGCAGCTGCGGGAAATGCCTGGCCACGAGCTCCAGGCTGAACGCCGACATCAGCTCGAAGCCGGTCAGGCTGGCGCCGGCACGGTCCTGGACCAGGGAGAGCAGCCGCAGCGCATCCGCCGGGGAAGCCAGGGCGGCCAGCGCCGTGATCGACGCCTTCGGCGCGGGGAACAGCTTCATCACGGCGCCGGTGATGATGCCCAGCGTGCCTTCCGCGCCGATGTACAGGTCGCGCAGGTCATAGCCGGTATTATCCTTGCGCAGGCCGCGCAGGCCCGACCAGATCTCGCCCTGCGGCGTGACGACCTCGAGGCCCAGGCACAGTTCCCGGGTGTTGCCGTAGCGTAGAACGCCCGTGCCGCCGGCATTCGTGGACAGGTTGCCGCCGATCGTGCAACTGCCTTCGGCGGCCAGCGACAGCGGGAACAGGCAGCCTTGCGCGGCGGCCGCTTCCTGCAACTGTTGCAGGATGACGCCGGCATCGACGGTGGCCGTGCGGTTGACGGGATCCAGCGCGCGGATGCGGTTCAGGCGCGCCAGCGACAGGACGACGGCGCTGCCGCTCGCATCGGGCACGCTGCCCAGCACCAGGCCGGTATTGCCGCCTTGCGGCACGACCGGCACGGCATCAAGCGCGCACAGGCGCACCAGTTGCGCGACTTCGTCGACGCTGCCCGGCCGCAGCACGGCGCGCGCGCTGCCCGTGAAGCGGCCGCGCCAGTCGCGCAGGAAGGGTGCCATGTCGGCGGGCGCGTCGAGCACGAAGGCGGCGCCGGCGATGGCGCGGCAGCGGTCCAGGAAGGCGCTCATTCGTTAGACAGCCATCTATTTGCTGTGCCCGTTGCGGCTGCGCGCCACCTTGTCCAGCAGTTCCTGCGCGGCCTTCCTGGCAGCTCGTTTATATGGGTGCACGTACAGCAGCGCGCAGCAGAAGAATACGAGAACGAGGGCCGCTTCGCCCCAGCCAAGCCAGGGCATCGTCTGGTCGCTGTAGCCGCGCACCACGCCCTCGGCCAGGTAGGCGAGGATCATCATCGACGACCATTGCAGCGTGTACAGGTCGCGCTTGAGTACGCCTACCAGGGGGAACAGCAGCGGCACGGCCTTCAGCACCAGCCATGAGCCGCCCGGCTTCAGGGGCGCCAGCCAGGTTTCCCACAGCAGGCACCAGGCGATCAGCGCGGCCACGCTGGCCAGCGCTCCCCACCACAACACCTTTTGCCGGGTGCCGTTCATTACCGCTCCCGCAATTTCACGGCCGTTTCGGCCAGGCGCTTGCCGAGGGCGACGGCGATGCGCTTTTCCTCGTCCGTCACTGGCTTGCGGCCATCGACGCCGGCCCAGTGGCTGGCGCCGTACGGGGTGCCGCCGGACGACGTCGTCATCAGGTCGGGGTGGGTGTAGGGCAGGCCGATCACCATCAGGCCGTGGTGCAGCAACGGAATCATCATCGACAGCAAGGTCGATTCCTGGCCGCCATGCAGGCTGCCGGTGGATGTGAACACGCAGGCGGGCTTGCCGGCCAGGCTGCCGGACAGCCACTGGCTCGACGTGCCATCCCAGAAATACTTCATGGCCGACGCCATGTTGCCGAAGCGGGTGGGGGAGCCGACGGCGATGCCGGCGCATTCTTCCAGGTCCGCCAGTTCCACATAGGGCGCGCCGTCGGCGGGCACGTCGGGCTGCGTGGCTTCCGTGACCGTGGAGACGGCGGGCACCGTGCGCAGCCGCGCGTCGCACCCTGGCACGCTCTCGATGCCCTGGGCGATCAGCTCGGCCAGGCGGCGCGTGGCGCCATGCCGGGAATAGAACAAAACAAGGATAATCAGGTTGGGCGCGTTCATCGTTGGTATTATAGAACGCTTTACACCATGGCCAGGGGCCGGAACCATTTGAACCAGCGTATCGTCACCCTATACCAATACATGGCGCGCCGTTGCAACGACGGCGTGGCCGAACTGCGGTCCCTGTCGTGGGCCGAAGTGCGCGACCTGTGCCTGTTCGCGCGGCGCCGCTTGCGCGAGGAAAGCCTGCCCCAGGTTGCCGGCGGGCTCACCTTCACCACCGTGTTCGCGCTGGTGCCGGTGCTCACGATCGCGCTGGCCGTGTTCACCACGTTCCCGATGTTCAAGACTTTCCGCACGGCGCTGGAAGCGTATTTCATCCAGAGCGTGATGCCGAAGGCGATCTCGAACACGATCCTGTCCTATCTGACCACGTTCGCTTCGCAGGCCACCCGGCTGTCAGCCGTGGGTGCGGTCACGCTGGTGGCGACGTCGGTCGCGATGATGGGCATGATCGAGCGCGTGTTCAACCGCATCTGGCGCGTGAAGGCCGAGCGGCGCTGGACGCGCCGCATCCTCGTCTACTGGGCGCTGATCACGCTGGGGCCGCTGGTCATCGGCGTGTCGATCTCGCTGTCCACGGACTTCTTTTCCGCGACCTCGAGCCTGGTGGGCAATGTGTTCGGCGCGCTGGCGTATTCGATCCTGTCGCTGCTCCTCACCTCGGCCGGTTTCACGTTTCTCTACATCGCCGTCCCCAACAAGGTGGTGGACTGGCGCGATGCGCTGGCCGGCGGCGTGCTGGCCGGGCTCGCGTTCGAGCTGGCCAAGCGCGGCTTCGCCGTGTTCATCACGGAATTTCCCACCTATTCGCGCATCTACGGGGCGCTGGCGGCGCTGCCGCTGTTCCTGCTGTGGGTCTATCTGTCATGGCTGATCACGCTGGTGGGCGCGCTGCTGGTGGCGGCGCTGCCGGTCGTCAAGTACGAGCGCTGGTGGTACGAGCCCGTGCCGGGCGGGGCGTTCGTCGATGCGATGGCCGTGCTGAAGGTGTTGCACGGCGCCAGCCGCTATGCCGACACGGCGCTGGTGTCGTCCACGACGATCCGGGCGCGCACGCGGCTGGGTTTCGACGAGCTCGACAGCCTGCTGGACCGCATGGCCGAGAAGGGCTGGGTGGGCCGGGTTCGCGGCGAGCCCGTGCCGCGCGTGCAGTTCGGCAAGCACGTGAACGACACGGGCGACAATTGGGTATTGCTGGCCAACCCCGAGACGCTGACCCTGGCCGAAGTCTACCGGCTGTTCGTGTTCGGCGGCATGCTCGTCAACGCGGGCGTGGCGCAGGAGTCCAGCGACCCGCGCGACGTGGCCGCGCGCCGCGATGCGGCGCGGCTGGCACGCAATGTCGAGGACGCGGTGGAAGCGGGCCTCGGGCTCACGCTGGCCGACCATTTCGGCCCGGCGGTCGGGCGCGAGGAGGACCCGATCCCCTGCTGAAACGGAACAGTTCGGGTGTCGATACCGGCATGCATGCCTCGCGCGCTGGATTTTTTCACCCGCATACGCTACATTGCCCCAGAAGGCATAGAATAAAAAACACCTCATACACGGACAGGACGGGCACCATGAAAGTCTCAGAAATCCTTCAAGTCAAGGGTAACATCCTCTACACGATCACGCCGGACCAGCCGCTGGTGGAAGCCGCCACCACGATGGCCGAGAAGGATATCGGTTCGCTCGTCGTGATGGAATATGGCGACCTGGTGGGCATGCTGACGTTCCGCGAAGTGCTCAAGGCGCTGCAGGAGAACGCCGGTTCCGTGGGCGGCGGCACGGTCCGCAAGCACATGGACGACCACCCGATCACGGTGACCCCCGACACGGAGGTCAACGAAGTGCGCCGCATCATGCTGGAAAAGCACGCGCGCTACCTGCCCGTGATGAATGCCAAGACGCTGCTGGGCGTGATCTCGTTCTATGACGTGGCCCGCGCCGTGCTGGAAGCGCAGAGCTTCGAGAACCGCATGCTGAAGGCGTATATCCGGGATTGGCCGGCCGAGCAGGACGAGACGACGAGCTGACCGGCTCGCGTCCGCCAACGAAACGCTGCCCCGGCAGCGTTTTTTGTTGCCTGAAAAATGGGGACAGACCCCCATTTTCCAGGCAATGTTTCCCGTTAAATGGGGTACGTCCCCATTTTTGGAGCAATATTTGCCCGGTTAGGCGCGCAGCCGGGCCTGGCCGGACAGCCAGTCCGACAACTCTCCCGCCCCCATCGGCCGGGCAAACAGATACCCCTGAGCCAGCGGGCAGCCGAGGTTGTGCAGCACGCGCGCCTGCATCTCGTCCTCGACGCCCTCCGCGACGACGGACAAGCCCAGGTTGCGCCCGAGCTGGATGACCATCTCGGCGATGCTGCTGCCGCGCGACGACCCGGTGATCTCGGTCACGAACGCGCGGTCGATCTTCAGCCGGTCGAGCCGCAGCCGCTGCAGGTGCGACAGCGACGAGAAGCCGGTGCCGAAATCGTCGATGGCGATGTGCACGCCCGTTTCCTTCACCTGGGCCAGCATGGCGATGAAGGTTTCCGGCTCTTCCATGGCCATCGATTCCGTGATCTCCAGTTCCACGTAGCGGGGCGGGGCGCCCGTGTCGGCCAGCGCGCGCCGCAGCACCTGCAGGAATTGCGGGTGGCGGAACTGCACCTGCGAGACATTGATCGACATCGTGAAATCATGGTGACCGGCGGCGCGCAGGCGCACCAGCTCGGCGCAGGCCGTGCGCAGCACCCATTCGCCGATATCGACGATCAGCCCGGAATACTCGGCGATGGGAATGAAGCGGTCGGGCGGCACGAACTTGCCGTCGGCGGTGCGCCAGCGCAGCAGCGCTTCCGCGCCGACCGGGCGGCGGGTGGCGAGGTCCATCTGCGGCTGGTAGGCCAGGAACAGCTCATGGCTGCCGAACGCCGAGCGCAGCGCATGCATCATGCGCACCCGCTCGCGGATCTCGACGCCCATATTGCGCGTGAAATAGAAGTGGCCGGCCCGCTGCTGCGACTTGGCGCGCTTCAGGGCGATGTCGGCATCCTTCAACGCATCGGTACCGCTGCCGTCGTGCTCGGCCAGCCGCACCAGCCCAAGCGTGGCGCTGACCTGCACCGTCTGGCCTTCGATCACGAACGGTTCCTGGAACAGCGGCAGGATGCCGGCCGGGTGCACCTGCGACGAGTCTCCCAGCACGCAGAAGATGTCGCCGCCGATGCGGGCCACCGTCAGCTGCCGCGCCAGGCAGTTCTGCAGGCGCACCGCCACTGCCGCCAGCAGCTGGTCGCCGAAGGCGTGGCCCAGCGCATCGTTGGTTTCGGCGAAATGGTCCAGGTCGACGAGGCACAGCGTGGCCTCGTCGCGCGCCGGACCGGCCAGCGTGGCGTCCAGGATCTCGATCAGCCGGGTGCGGTTCGGCAGCTTCGACAGCGTGTCGTAGAAGGCCGCCTCGTGAAGGTGGGACAGCAGTTCGACATTGTCCAGGCCCACCGCCACGTTGGCCGCAAACACTTCGAGCAACCGTTCTTCCAGCTCGGTGGCCGGGCGCACGAGATCGAGCAGGGCGGCGAAGCTGCGGCCGGTCTTGCCGGCCAGGTACAGGGCCACGGCATCGTTTGCATGGACGTTGCGCCGTTCCGCCAATGCGCGCGCCAGTAGCGGTGGCAGCGCGGGTTCCGTATCGGTGCCCAGCTGCCCGCCCTCGATCGCACGCCAGGCCCCGCAGGCGGCCACCACATGGGCCGCAGCGCCGTCGCCGCGCGCGCACAGCATGCCGCTGGCCGGCTGCCCCAGCAGCGCCGCAGCCTGCAGCAGGGCGCCACCGGCGAAGTCGCGCACGCCGTGCAGGGCCATCAGCGCCGTGCCCGCCTCGACGATGCGGTTCAGGCCGCGCCGGCTGTCGTCGATGCGCCGGATCTGCTCGTAGGAGCGGATGGCCGCCGTCACCGTCGTGTACAGCTTGATGCGGGTGAGCTCGGACTTGGTCTTGTAGTCGTTGATGTCGAAGTCGCGGATCGCGTCGATCTCGGGCGCATAGCCGGGCTGGCCGGTGCGCAGGATGATGCGCACGTCCGCCAGCTTCAGCGTCTCGCGGATGTGCCGCACCAGATGGAGGCCGGCGTCGTCCTGCTCCATGACCACGTCGAGGAGGACCACGGCGATGTCCTGTTCGTGGGCGAGCAGTTCGCGCGCCTGCGCGGCCGAGTAGGCGTGCACGAATTCCAGCGGCCGGCCCTGCATGTCCAGGTTGCCGAGCGCGAAGGTGGTAGTCGAATGCACGTCCTCGTCGTCGTCGACGATCATTACCCGCCATGCGGCGCGGCGCGCGGCGGCGGGTTGCGGCGGCGGCTCGTCCAGGAAGACCAGCTCATCCTGGCCGCCGATGGGAGTGCTCGATGGGGGCATGCGTCCTTCTCCAGATGGTGTCTTCCCGGCCCTTTATAGCGGATTGAACAGGATACCGGCGCAACTCCCACATTATAAGCACGGAATGGAATTGCTGCGCAGAAATAGTTACATTTGTCGCATGTTCCCGCAACAACCCCAATTGGCTGGATCAGCCGATGCTAAAGCGGTAAAATTGCCAGTTCCTTCGCTCTTTCAGATTGATCACATGTCCGGCAATTCCTTTGGCAAGCTGTTCACCGTAACGACTTTTGGCGAATCCCATGGACCGGCGATCGGTTGCGTCATCGATGGCTGCCCGCCGGGCCTGGCCTTGAGCGAGGCCGACATCCAGCCCGAGCTGGACCGCCGCAAGCCCGGCACGTCGCGCCACGTGACGCAGCGCCAGGAGCCGGACGCGGTGCAGATCCTCTCCGGCGTCTACGAAGGCGTGACCACGGGCACGCCGATCGCGCTGCTGATCCGCAACGAAGACCAGCGCAGCAAGGATTACGGCAATATCGCCGAGAGTTTCCGCCCCGGCCATGCCGATTACACGTACTGGCACAAGTACGGCGTGCGCGATCCGCGCGGCGGCGGCCGCTCGTCGGCACGCCTCACGGCGCCCGTGGTGGGTGCCGCGGCGATCGCCAAGAAATGGCTGAAGGAAAAATACGGCACCGAATTCGCCGGCTGCATGCGCCAGCTGGGCGACATCGACGTGCCGTTCCAGGATTTCAGCCATGTGGCCAATAATCCGTTTTTCGCGGCCACGGCGGACGCCGCGCTGATCGCACGGATGGAAAGCTATATGGACGACCTGCGCAAGGCCGGCGATTCGATCGGCGCGCGCATCGACGTGGTGGCGCGCAACGTGCCGGTGGGCCTGGGCCAGCCGATCTACGACAAGCTCGATGCCGACATCGCCTATGCAATGATGGGCATCAACGCCGTGAAGGGCGTGGAAATCGGCGCCGGCTTCGCGTCGGTCGCCCAGCGCGGCTCCGAGCACGGCGACGAACTGACGCCGCGGGGTTTCGGCAGCAACCATGCCGGCGGCGTGCTGGGTGGCATCTCGACGGGGCAGGACATCACCGTCTCGATCGCCATCAAGCCCACCTCGTCGATCCGCACGCCGCGCCAGTCCATCGACAAGGCCGGCAATCCGGTGATGGTGGAAACCTTCGGCCGCCACGATCCATGCGTGGGCATCCGCGCCACGCCGATCGCCGAGGCGATGCTGGCGCTGGTGCTGATGGACCATGCGCTGATGCACCGCGCCCAGTGCGGCGACGTGCAGGTGGGCACGCCGGATATCGCGCGCCAGTCTTGATCGGAAAACAGAAGCCTGGCCTGGCCCGCAGCGCCTGAATGGCTGGTGTCGGACACCTTCAGGTGTGCGACACCGGTTTTCCGCCGAAGATACCGGTTTTCCGCCGAAGATACCGGGTCCCCCGCGGTGACTGCCCGCTCCGCCCTCAGGCCGCGCGGCTGCTCAATATCTCGGCCTGGTGGCGCCGCTCGATGGTCCTCACCACCAGCGCGCGCAGCTCGTTGAGCAGCGTGAACTCTGCCTGCGACAGCTGGATCGGCGGGAACGTCTCGTCCCAGTCTCCATACAGGAAACCGGCCGGCTGCCCGTTGGCCGACAGCGGCAGGATCACGAAGCTGCGGGCCTCGGCCAGCCCGGTCTTCCACCACTGCGGCAGCTTGGCGGCGAATGCCGGATCGCGTGCGTTCTCGATGAAGATCACCCGGTCGCTGCCCAGCGCGGCGTGGAACACGTTCGGCTGATAGGTGTCCTCGAAGGACATGCCGGCCAGGGCCTCCTTGGCCAGGCTGCCGAAGCACATGCGCGCCGCGTAGCGGCCCTCGCGGCGGTTGCGCACGAAGGCGACTGCGCGCGAGAAATCGAGGGCCTTGTACACCGTTTCCAGTGCCGCGGACACCATCTGGCCAGGGCTGGCGCCGTCCAGCATGTCGCGCATGTCGGCGAGCCCGCTTTGCAGGATGCGATTGCCGGCCGCGCGCTGGCGCGTTTGCGCCATGGCCTTGGCGCGGCGCTCCAGCGGCTTGGACAGCGGCGCGATGGCCAGCTCCTCGGTGGCTGCCTCGCGGGCCTGGGCGATCGCTTCCTGCATCCGCTCGGGTTCGAGGCCCAGCAGCGGCGCGTAGGCTGCCGTCATGCGCAGTACTTCCGCGGCGCCGGCCGCATCGTCGTGCCATAGCGAGGACGCGCAGCGGCGCGCCAGCGTGGCGATGCCGGCCACCCAGTCGGCGGCCGGCAGCGGTGCCTGGCCTTCGTCTTTGGCCGCCTCGACGGTGCGCATGCCGGAGACGAGATTGCTCGGCAGGTTCCAGCGCTGGGCGGCGGCCATCCCGATGTCGGCCAGCGAGATGCCGAGCAGTTCCGGCGCCACTGCATCTTCGTTGCCTGGGCCGCCGCGCTGTTGGATCTTCATCCACAGCTCGGGCAGGTAGAAGGTCACCATCATGCGGCCCAGCGTATGCAGCATCGAGCACACCACGGCCTGTTCCGTGTGCGGACTGCGCACGGTGGCCGCGAGCTCGCGCGCCACCAGCCCGGCCAACACGGCCTTTTCCATCTCGATATGCGCCTGCCTGGAGTCGGTGCTGGCGGAGGCCAGTTCCTCGACCAGTTTCAGGCCCAACGCCAGGTGGCCGATGGCCTCCGTGCCCAGCACCAGCACGGCCTTGCTGACGGTGGCGACATGCTGGCCGAAGGCCGAATACATGCTGCTGTTAGCCAGGCGCAGTACCTTGTTGGTCAGCACCGGGTCCGACAGCACGGTCTCGGTCATCGAGAATTCGCCGTCCTCCTCGCCGCGCATGGCACCGAGCACGGCGCCGATGGCCTTCGCGAAGGCGGGCATGTCGCCCTGGCGGCGGGTGCGTTCCCACAGCAGGGCAAGCGTCTGCTCGCCGTGGGCACTGGTGGTCATTGCATCGATCGTCATTGGAGCGCCTGCTGCGCGCCGCCACGCGACACGTCTTCGTAGTGGCGCTCGGTGAGCGCCGCGATGGCCACGTTGGCGGCCATCGGTTTGCCCGTCAGGTAGCCCTGCACATAGCGGCAGCCGCGCTCGCGCATATAGGCAAGCTGGCCTTCGGTCTCGACGCCCTCGGCCACCACCGACAGCGACAGGTGGCGCGCCAGATCCAGCACGGCGTTGCAGATCGCGCCATCCTTTTCCGAGCCGGGCAGGTCGCGGATGAAGGCGCGGTCGATCTTCAGTACCGAGATCGGAAAGCGCTTCAGGTAAGCCAGCGAGGAGTAACCGGTGCCGAAATCGTCGATGGCGATGCGGGCGCGGCGTTCGGCCATCTTGCCGAGGATGGTTTCGGCATGGGCCGGGTCGATCATCAGCGTGCCCTCGGTGATTTCGAGCACGAGCTGTTCGCCGGACAGGCCGGAAAAGGAGATGGCATCGTCTAGCACGTCGAGAAACTTGTCGCTGCGAAATTGGCGGGGGCTGATATTAACAGAGATATACAAGGGTCGTTTCGCCGCCTCCTGGAATTGCCTGAGCTGCACGCAGGCCGCCTTCAGCGCCCACGCTCCCAGCAGGCTGATGAGGCCATTCGTTTCGGCGATGGGAATGAACTGGGCCGGCGATACCATGCCCAGCGTGGGGTGCTTCCATCGCATCAGCGTCTCGAAGCCCTCGATCTCGCGCGTTTGGGCGTCGACGATCGGCTGGTAGTGCAGCACGAACTCGCCCTCGCGCACGGCCTGGAACATGGCCGCCTCCAGCGATATGTCGTGCTCCGTCGGGCTGTTGTGCCGGGGGCTGTAGACGACGCAGCGCGCCTTGCCCGTTTCCTTGGCCCGCGACAGGGCGGCATCGGCCAGCGCGACGAGCCGCACGTCATCTTCCGCGTGCTGCGGGTAGACGGCCACGCCGAGCGAGGCGCCGACGTAGATCGTGTGCGCGCCGACTTCGAAGGGCGATTGCAGCGTCGCCAGCAGGCGCCCCGTGACGAGGCGGATCTGCTGTTCGTTGAACGTGCCCGGCAGCACCGCCACGAATTCGTCGCCGCCCACGCGCGCCAGCGTATCGCTGTCGCGCAAGGTCTTGCGCAGGCGCGCGGCGGCCATGCGCAGCACGGCGTCGCCGGTCGGGTGGCCGAGGCCGTCGTTGACTTTCTTGAAGCCGTCGAGCCCGATGGCGGCCACGGCAAAGCCCTGGCCCGAGCGCCGCGCCTGGGCGATGGTCATGCGGATCCGGTCCGCCAGCAGCAGGCGGTTCGGCAATTCGGTCAGCGCGTCGTGCGTGGCCATGTGCCGCAAGCGCTCCTCCGTGGCTTGCTGGGCCGACAGGTTGCGGCCCACCACCAGCATGCCGGTCGAGCCATCGGCATTCGCATGGGTGGAAAAGCGCAGGTCGAACCACACGTCGCTGTCCGGCTGCTGCACGCGCAATTCCAGGCGCGCCACGCCCTTTTTCGACAAACCCGCCAGCGTGGCCTTCAGGGCCGCCTGGTCCAGTTCCGAGACGAAGGCGGCCAGCGGCTGGCCGAGCACCATGCGCCCGGGGCCGAGCAGCGCCAGCGCACGGCGGCTGGCGAACAGCACGCGCCCGGGGGCATCGAGCCTGAACACGATGTCGCCGGCTTCTTCGAGCAGGCCGTCGACGGCGTGCCGGGCATTCTCCGGCAATGGCGTGGTGGGACTGGAAAGCATGGGGCGCGTGCTCAGGTATGGAAATCTCGTCGGTAAACTGCCGCAACCTGCGAACCGAGTCGAGAAGGGCGGGTCACGTTTGCGTGAATGTATCATTTTACGCGCGGAAATTACATGAAATCGAGCAACATTTACGATGGAGGCGTAAAAAATGTTGTTGAGATGAGTGATTCTCATTACTCCTTGCAGCCATCTCGCCGTACCGGCTGTCCGTTGTTCTTGCGATACCCACCCCTTTCCGCTAGGCTGGCTAAAAACACAATTCCGGCTGGGATACCCAGGGAGGCAGGGATGCAGGGTTTCGACACGCACGAGGTCTTCAACGCGGTGCCGCCGTTCGGCAACGTCAACCTGTTTGCCTGCGACCCGGCGCTGCGCGAAGCCGTCGAGCGCGAAGGCGGCGCGGCCGCCGTACCCGGTTTGCTGGAGCTGGGGGCGGAGCTGGGCCGCGATGAGACGCTCGACCTCGCCAGACTGGCCAACCTGCATGCACCCGTGCTCCATACCTTCGACCGCACCGGCCGGCGGATCGACGAGGTGGAATTCCACCCCGCCTGGCATGCGCTGATGGAGCTGCTGGTCAAGGCCGGCGCCCATGCCTCGCCTTGGGATGGCAGCGAGCCGGCCGGGCAGGTGGCCCGGGCCGCGCGGTACATCCTGTTCGGCCAGGTCGAGAATGGCTCGCAATGCCCGGTCACGATGACGTATGCGAGCGTGCCGGCCCTGCGGCAATCGCCGGCGCTGGCGGCACGCTGGGTGCCGAAGATCCTCGCCCGCGAGTACGATCCCCGGCCGCTGCCGATCGAGCACAAGGCGGGCGTCCTGATCGGCATGGGAATGACGGAAAAGCAGGGCGGTTCCGACGTGCGCAGCAATACCACGCGCGCCGAGCCGCTGGCGCCGGGCGAAGCGCGCGCGATCTTCGGCGAGGATGCAGAAGGCGTCTATCGGCTGGTCGGCC contains:
- a CDS encoding DUF4124 domain-containing protein; this encodes MRVLLAIASLAAALPAHAQMYKCVDGGKVTYSEAPCARGTQTVMKAQDAPAMQPEPGELERMQVEAARLQQERKLREAREDRLDAARERQAARRREQCARLQRASKWAADDARRATAQGADAARLKAARAAERHAAECQ
- a CDS encoding FAD-binding oxidoreductase codes for the protein MSAFLDRCRAIAGAAFVLDAPADMAPFLRDWRGRFTGSARAVLRPGSVDEVAQLVRLCALDAVPVVPQGGNTGLVLGSVPDASGSAVVLSLARLNRIRALDPVNRTATVDAGVILQQLQEAAAAQGCLFPLSLAAEGSCTIGGNLSTNAGGTGVLRYGNTRELCLGLEVVTPQGEIWSGLRGLRKDNTGYDLRDLYIGAEGTLGIITGAVMKLFPAPKASITALAALASPADALRLLSLVQDRAGASLTGFELMSAFSLELVARHFPQLPRPFAGPHPEYALLEISSSESEAHAVALLEGAIGAAYEAGIVRDAAVATSVAQSRGLWQLREHIPLAQAADGKNIKHDISLPVSRIADFIAHAEPLLQQAFPGCRLVCFGHLGDGNLHFNVAPPAGIGNEAFLVNQESVNRVVHDAVVAFGGSISAEHGIGALKRDELARYKSPVELNLMRAIKAALDPSNIMNPGKIL
- a CDS encoding DUF2069 domain-containing protein, with translation MNGTRQKVLWWGALASVAALIAWCLLWETWLAPLKPGGSWLVLKAVPLLFPLVGVLKRDLYTLQWSSMMILAYLAEGVVRGYSDQTMPWLGWGEAALVLVFFCCALLYVHPYKRAARKAAQELLDKVARSRNGHSK
- the wrbA gene encoding NAD(P)H:quinone oxidoreductase, translated to MNAPNLIILVLFYSRHGATRRLAELIAQGIESVPGCDARLRTVPAVSTVTEATQPDVPADGAPYVELADLEECAGIAVGSPTRFGNMASAMKYFWDGTSSQWLSGSLAGKPACVFTSTGSLHGGQESTLLSMMIPLLHHGLMVIGLPYTHPDLMTTSSGGTPYGASHWAGVDGRKPVTDEEKRIAVALGKRLAETAVKLRER
- a CDS encoding YihY family inner membrane protein is translated as MARRCNDGVAELRSLSWAEVRDLCLFARRRLREESLPQVAGGLTFTTVFALVPVLTIALAVFTTFPMFKTFRTALEAYFIQSVMPKAISNTILSYLTTFASQATRLSAVGAVTLVATSVAMMGMIERVFNRIWRVKAERRWTRRILVYWALITLGPLVIGVSISLSTDFFSATSSLVGNVFGALAYSILSLLLTSAGFTFLYIAVPNKVVDWRDALAGGVLAGLAFELAKRGFAVFITEFPTYSRIYGALAALPLFLLWVYLSWLITLVGALLVAALPVVKYERWWYEPVPGGAFVDAMAVLKVLHGASRYADTALVSSTTIRARTRLGFDELDSLLDRMAEKGWVGRVRGEPVPRVQFGKHVNDTGDNWVLLANPETLTLAEVYRLFVFGGMLVNAGVAQESSDPRDVAARRDAARLARNVEDAVEAGLGLTLADHFGPAVGREEDPIPC
- a CDS encoding CBS domain-containing protein; translated protein: MKVSEILQVKGNILYTITPDQPLVEAATTMAEKDIGSLVVMEYGDLVGMLTFREVLKALQENAGSVGGGTVRKHMDDHPITVTPDTEVNEVRRIMLEKHARYLPVMNAKTLLGVISFYDVARAVLEAQSFENRMLKAYIRDWPAEQDETTS